The Colletotrichum destructivum chromosome 8, complete sequence genome includes the window GCCGTGCGGAGTGGGCGGGCtgccgggcggcgacggtcgTAAGAGCGGAAGAGGCAtcttgaggaagaggcacttcgggagaagaggaaggggacgCGGCGGAGCCTTCGGTGGCAGTGACGGCAGCGGCTTTGCGCCTTGCGGCctgtcggcgacgatgtgGGAGTTCGTGGTTCACGTCGATGGGGGTCGTCGGCTCGGAACGCACgtgggaagaggaggaagagggcgcaACGGAAGCCGAGGAGTTCCGGCTGCCCAGTGGCCGGGGTCGAGAACTGGTGCGGTCAAGGACGCTGTTGGAAAGGAAGTAGCTCGCGCTAAGACGAACAGCGGGCGCCGCCTTGGCTgctgtcgtcgaggcggcaCGGCGCAGCATCAACGGCAACGGGACAATTCCACCCTGCGGAGCGCTGGAGGCTTGACGGATGCATTGGCGACAGACATTATCGAGTCGGTAGGGGCGCACGAGTGTATTGGGAGCTGGCCGCATTGTTCTTTTGCTGCTCTGCACTCATATCGGCCTGGCTGTGTAAATTACTCaagtcggcgtcggcgtctgcGTCGGCGGCAGATGTTCGCTTGTCGTTCTCCCTCTCACTCCAGGTGGGCCATGCGAAAGGCACGCGTTCGGAGGGTGGAGGATGGGGTTCGGAGACGGCAGGCCAGAACCGCAACTAGAGAGGGGGGTATTCGTCGGGAGAATTGGCTCGTGGACCGAGATTGGGCGTCGGTTCCAGCGAGAGTGGTAAGAGAGCCGCAAGGTGAAGGGCGTAGGAAGGTaggagaagagagaatcAACCAGGCGACCGTTCAGGTTGTCTTGCTCAGAAATTGATTGGGCCAATCAAAGACGGGCTGTTGGGGGCAAGAAAGTGGCCCCACCCGGGAGAGGCGCTCCCCATGCCGTTTGGTCACTTCGGAGGCCGTCAACTTCCCGTTGACGGCTGCTCAACCACAAGCCGCCCCGGTACGTTTTGGTGACCGCTCCGTGAAGCAGCCCGTTGCCGGACACGGGACTGCAACCTTGGACTCGGACTCTTCCGTTGCCACATGTTCTCCAGTCCAAGCCCCTTCAGCTCCAATCCTCCGAGGATGATGCCATCACTCCGCCCATAAGTCATTCTCCAGCGCCGTCATGCAGCAGCCGGCCCCCCTCTCTCCATTCAGCCGGCACAGATCATTCATTGCCTGTGGCCCAGTGCTTGTCAGCTCAGCCGCTCGAGGCCGCGCCGGATCACCAGAAGCTATGAGCACAGCCCACCCGTACGTACACTAAGGGCCAGATCGCCAGCTGCTTTGAATTCAAATGACGGGAATTCCATCCTGAGGTAGCCGGCGGGGCAAGATTGCGGCAattggccttggcctcgatACCACCCTGAACGGCTCGAGTGATTGCCCACGTATCGCTTTACACCCGTAGGTTTGCACAAGAGACTGATTTGAGGTTGCGGTAGAAACCATCCTTGTGTGTTCAAATCACAGGCTTCTGCCGAATTGGTATCGACGGGTTACCGTGTACTCGCGCGAAGAAGCGCGTTTCTCTGGCGAGCTGTGAGTTTGTATGAAATGGGGGAAAATGAAAAAGTAAAAAGTAAAAATAACAGAGAAGCATAAAAACAGACGCGCCACTTAGTCTAGTCGACGCTCGTCTCATTGTCTTGTCTCGGAGCATCATCATCTCTTTGGCACCGATTCACTTGTCGAAGCCCGCAGCAACAACATAACCTTACGTGCGATAGTCCTCCTGCTCACCGGCGCGGCACTGGGCCTGCCCGCCGAGTCCATCTTCGCGCGGTAGGTCAACTGCAGCAAGGCCAGGACCACTGCACCAGCCATCAACGACGCCACGCTCCCCAGCACCTTTACCTTTGTCGACGGTTCCATAGTCACCACCAAGAATGACTGAGCATGCCGCGCAACCGGGATCTTGAGAGCCGTGGAATAGTAAGCTCGGAGACTTCCCTCGGCTCCTGGACAAGGTCGGGGCCTCTCTGTCGGGCGGTACATTGAACGTGATGGTCACCGTCGGCAGCGCGAGCATCGATATGAGCGCCGCCGTCAGAAATCCCTCCGGCACCGGTCCATTCccggccatcatcagcatcggcggcgccggcatccccATCCCAGCCACCGTCGAGCAAATCACGTTTGGCAACGACGCTTTCGTCGTGCAGAACGACCGGGCAGCAGGGACCAATGCCTCTTCTGCGATCATCTTCTGCAACCTCTTTGGCCAGCAGCACAGTGCCGGCGGGTTAAGGGTGTGAGCAGGATTATTCATGGCCTCAAGCAACTCGATGCTGCGCAGACGGGCATCGACAGCCTGGCTTGGCGTGACCGGGTGCTCGAGGAACGGAAAGGTCGCCTTCGTCATGGGCACCCTCGAAAAGAGGATCGCCCTAATGATCCCGCAGGAGTCGGGCTCGGGCGGGTCCGCGTGCTGGCATATCTTAGACAGCGAGAATagcaagggcaaggcgaTCCAGACGTCTGGTCAGGTCGTTAGTGAGAACGTCTGGTTCTCGTCAAACTCCAATGCGTGGACCACCCAGGTCGTCCTGGATCCCACAAGTACCACCACCTGTTGGTGTGACTCATGGCACCGCGGACTCTacgtcgccgagaacgacATCGACTGGCTCAACCCTTTGTCGACGAAGGGTTACATGAAGGGCGGACGGCTCATCTACCAGGCTTTAGAAGTGCCGGAGAACGTAGGGTTCTCGCTGGTTGGCGGGCATAACCATTGTCAATTCCCAAGCGGGCAAACCGCCGAGTTGGCGCAGTACATGAGTTGCTTTCCTGTCAACTCGGCGAACGAAGCCGTCGCCCGTCGATCGCAGCACCGTTATCGTCAAAGTTCAAGACTTTTCCTCTTGAACGGCGCCTTCTCTTTCCCAAGAATTTTGTTGACAGGCGACATGACGGGACGGGGATCATGGGGCAATCAAAGGCGACGAGCAGTGTGAATGTTGGGAACGGAACATCGGGAGAATGATGCTGGAATTCGGTCGGGAATAATACGTGCGGATGACCGATGGAGAAAACGAGGTCATCAAATGCATGTGAAGAGGAGGTTCGCCGTGCCATCCCGTCCATCGGGTTACCCTGATTCCATGTGCCGAGGTACGGCATGCCCTTTGTTGCACCTCGAGCCGCGCAAGCCTGTACGCCGGCCCGCCGGGACAACATCAGATGCTTGAAGTAAAGCGTTGGGAGGACATGGGCCGATTCAACGACAATGCTGAATCCATAGGTGCGCGATGGATAGAGGCCTGGACCAATCAACCATTCACTGGCGCCCAGGTCTGTTCAGGTACGCTTGATTACGTTTGAATGATGTGCGTCCAATGAATCGGGCCCGGAACTGGCCCCGAACCACAAGCGGTAGCAAGCAATGCCTCTGCGCATACATTGGGCCCCGGGCTACCTTTCTTCCCGCCAACCTTTTTGAGACATCTTCGATATACGTGCATTGGCCCTTCCTTGTTGTCTCAATCACAAGCCCGCCATCATGTGCCCACTACTCTGTCCCCGATGGTGTCCCGAACCAGATGCACCGTCAAGAAGAATAGAAGAGGGTCCGTGGCGAAAGGCATGATCCGTTTCGTCATCCAATCCAACCGGCTCCCTCCCTGCCTTAGCCCTGCTCCCGCTGTCCGTTTGCTGTCTCCCCAAGATTCGGTCATCTCAACAAAAACACATCACCTGGAATCCACCGGCACCAGCCACGAACAACAACTCACACACGCATCCATATTCTGCGCCGATAAGAATTgttcaaggagaagaaaagaaacggGGGCCTTGCTATCGTCTCTTGTCATCCTTACATCATATCATGGACCTTATAAAGTTGCGGCTTGTCTAAATCGTCACTCGTTGGCCCAACTCCCGCGCCTCATACGCTCCTTCATATATGCCATCCCTTGCCTTCTTCGATAGACACCAGTCAAAGTGCCACCCAGCATCGTCTCCAAATGTTGAACCGCACGCTTCACGAGTTGGCGTTCATTCGCACCTGGGTCGTGCTCATGCAATACCCAATTGTCCCCTACATATCGATCCTCATAGCTTGTTACCTCGGTGCGAACTACAGCCAAAACCCGGCGCGATGGATAACAACCGCCCaggtcatcatcggcatgaTGGCCATCGAGTTGCTGTACATCATGTTCATTTGGGTGCCCTACACTCGGCGCCTCAAGGAGCCCGCCGCACACCCGCCCCCGTCGTCACCTACGGAGCGCCGAGCCTTGTTTGAACGGTGCATGGGCACAGTCCCAAACTACGAAAACTATCTTCGCATGTGGTTTTTGGGCGCCGAACCATCCGAGATCCGCCACGACAATCTCCGCGAATTCCTGCTTTGGGCCTTTTTCGACGTTGAAGAGGGGAGTGACGACAAGTACAGGTCTAGCGAGGACTACGACACGGAGGTGGACGAATATGTTGCCTACATCGAAAAGGGCCTTGGAAGAACCCTTGAGCCCGGGCGGGGCCGAGCCAAGTGCTTGCGGCTGACCATCGACTCCGTCGAGCCGGCGTTCCGAACCGTCTGGTGGTACGCAACCATGGCCCTTCTGGATCACGCCACCcacgtcctcctcctcctcaacggCTTCGAATACTACGCGCAGCCACGACAGAAAGTCATCTTCCCGCCACGGCTACAGCAGATGTTTGCGAGTCGCCGTACCGAGGCCGGTAACTTGAGTTACTGGCACCGTCCTCATCGTTCAGAAGGGTTGCCTGTCGTTTTCATCCACGGTATCGGCATCGGCCTGTGGCCGTACATAAGCTTCCTTGCCGAGATCGGCGgtggaaagggaaaagaTCAGACTGGCGTCATTGCCCTCGAGATTCTGCCCGTCTGCTTCCGGCTTACGGAGCCGCCCCTCGGCAAGGAGGCCTTCCTTGAGCAGTTTAAGAAGGTCCTGGACCGTCACATGTGGGACGAGTTCGCCCTCGTATCTCACTCGTACGGGTCCATCCTATCTACCCACGCCATGCGATGCCCAGAGCTGCAAGTGAGGATCCCACGGGTGGTACTCATTGACCCCGTGAGCATACTTCTCCATCTGCCCGACGTTGCTTATAACTTCACCCGCCGTCGGCCAACGACCGCCAACGAATGGCAGCTGTGGTATTTCGCCAGCACCGACCCCGGTGTTGCCCATTGCCTCGGCAGGTACTTCTTCTGGAGGGAGAACGCCATCTGGGCCGACGAACTGGTCGGTCGAACTGCAAAATCGGGGCATGCTGGGCAAGGCCGGAAGCAAGCGAGGCAGGTTACTGTATGCTTATCAGAGCTCGACTTGATAGTTGACAGCCATGCGGTTGCCAGGTATTTGGCCGAGGGAGAGCGGGCGGATCACCCCGCATGGTTGCAGGGCGAACATGGCCAGAGTAACGTTGCCAGCCCCAAGGCGGGACTCGTGCCAGGTAGGGGGGAAGAGTGCAAGCATCACCGTTCTGCCGGGTCGGGTATCAACATCCTCTGGTTTCCGAACAAAGACCATGCGCAGGTCTTCGATGCCCCGCGGGCCAGGGCACGGATCGTGGCCGCCACAAAGGGCGAGTCTGAAGTAAGATAGGCTGGCAGGCATAATACGGTTATTGTTGCACCCATCGCTGTTATCATCACCCACCGCACGAGCTGAAAATGCCATGAAGCAAGGCGATATTCCTGTCTtgccttcttccctcttcccacCAGCGCTTTGTGCATCCGTGGATCGACCGGTCGATTACCACCACGTCTACTTGTCTTCCATCTCCACAAACGAGCGATGGCGTTGTGGTTACTTTGCCTGGTTACCTCCCCAATCCGTCAAGCCCACCCTGACCGGCTGGGGACCACTGCGAGTAATTACCCACACGGTATCTTGGTCCGATTTGTTGAGCATCTGGTGCTCCGTCCAAGAAGGGATGAAAGCAAAGTCGCCCGCTGCCATGTTATGCCGCTTGACGTCTTGTCCCGCACCGGGGCTGACAAGCAGGAGGCCGGTCCCGGAAGCCATGTAAACAATGGTATCTTGGCACATATTAGAGACCCATCGCGGTTGCGGCGCCGTGAGAGGTTGAAAGCGTGAGAGATGGGGTagccggggagggggtctGTCCTGACCTTGCTCGCCATGATGACGGATATCCGATGTCGCATGTGCGCTGAGAGTGAGGACTGATTCAGTCAGCCACGACGAGCATGCCGAGGGGGGGTGTCTCCAGCAGCGACATGAACACCAGCCGATATAGAGGCCCTACGGACACTATTTTACGGCGGCTGTAGCGCTGCAGTTGGCAAGCCAGCGGCTAGGCTGAGTAGATGGCTAGCTATCTGACGttggcagaagaagaagtgaTGCATGGCTTGAGAAAAAGCCACGAGGTCAAAGAGACATCATTGTGGCGGGCGGCTTCGACTTACCCGATGCGCAGAGCCTATCACTTTTGCTGACAACGGCATCGGCTTCGTTGGCAGAACCGGGTGGCAGAGTTGCATCGGGAGCGCGGAGGGTGTTCGCTTTGGT containing:
- a CDS encoding Putative alpha/Beta hydrolase, with amino-acid sequence MVTVGSASIDMSAAVRNPSGTGPFPAIISIGGAGIPIPATVEQITFGNDAFVVQNDRAAGTNASSAIIFCNLFGQQHSAGGRASTAWLGVTGCSRNGKVAFVMGTLEKRIALMIPQESGSGGSACWHILDSENSKGKAIQTSGQVVSENVWFSSNSNAWTTQVVLDPTSTTTCWCDSWHRGLYVAENDIDWLNPLSTKGYMKGGRLIYQALEVPENVGFSLVGGHNHCQFPSGQTAELAQYMSCFPVNSANEAVARRSQHRYRQSSRLFLLNGAFSFPRILLTGDMTGRGSWGNQRRRAV
- a CDS encoding Putative alpha/Beta hydrolase — translated: MLNRTLHELAFIRTWVVLMQYPIVPYISILIACYLGANYSQNPARWITTAQVIIGMMAIELLYIMFIWVPYTRRLKEPAAHPPPSSPTERRALFERCMGTVPNYENYLRMWFLGAEPSEIRHDNLREFLLWAFFDVEEGSDDKYRSSEDYDTEVDEYVAYIEKGLGRTLEPGRGRAKCLRLTIDSVEPAFRTVWWYATMALLDHATHVLLLLNGFEYYAQPRQKVIFPPRLQQMFASRRTEAGNLSYWHRPHRSEGLPVVFIHGIGIGLWPYISFLAEIGGGKGKDQTGVIALEILPVCFRLTEPPLGKEAFLEQFKKVLDRHMWDEFALVSHSYGSILSTHAMRCPELQVRIPRVVLIDPVSILLHLPDVAYNFTRRRPTTANEWQLWYFASTDPGVAHCLGRYFFWRENAIWADELVGRTAKSGHAGQGRKQARQVTVCLSELDLIVDSHAVARYLAEGERADHPAWLQGEHGQSNVASPKAGLVPGRGEECKHHRSAGSGINILWFPNKDHAQVFDAPRARARIVAATKGESEVR
- a CDS encoding Putative rmlC-like cupin domain superfamily, rmlC-like jelly roll protein; the protein is MASLIPLINDLLPMIVPSSVSITKANTLRAPDATLPPGSANEADAVVSKSDRLCASVLTLSAHATSDIRHHGEQDTIVYMASGTGLLLVSPGAGQDVKRHNMAAGDFAFIPSWTEHQMLNKSDQDTVWVITRSGPQPVRVGLTDWGGNQAK